One Pleurocapsa sp. PCC 7327 DNA segment encodes these proteins:
- the thrS gene encoding threonine--tRNA ligase translates to MVNGPKPIAESAASEEQQEPIRLPRTSESEHLKKIRHTTSHIMAMAVQKLFPKAQVTIGPWTETGFYYDFDLAEPFSEKDLKAIKKEMIKIVNRNLPVIREEVTREEAERRIKEINEPYKLEILESIQEPITIYHLGDQWWDLCAGPHLESTGQINPKAIDLEHVAGAYWRGDATKAQLQRIYGTAWETPEQLEEYKRRKEEALKRDHRKLGKELGLFVFSDLVGPGLPLWTPKGTILRSILEDFLKQEQIKRGYLPVVTPHIGRVELFKTSGHWQKYKEDLFPMMAENEEAAAHEQGFVLKAMNCPFHIQIYKSELRSYRELPMRLAEFGTVYRYEQSGELGGLTRVRGFTQDDAHLFVTPEQLESEFLNVVDLILSVIKTLKLDKNFKARLSFRDPDSDKYIGSDEAWNKAEKAIRHAVETLGMEHFEGIGEAAFYGPKLDFIVRDALEREWQLGTVQVDYNLPERFELEYVAEDGTRKRPVMIHRAPFGSLERLIGILIEQYVGDFPLWLAPEQVRILPVSDPQLDYAKQVATQMRSQGIRAEADTSGERLAKMIRNAEKQKIPVMAVVGAKEVESNTLNIRTRASGELGELAVATVIEKLMAAIRDRANF, encoded by the coding sequence ATGGTTAACGGTCCGAAGCCTATCGCCGAATCGGCTGCTTCAGAGGAACAGCAAGAACCCATTCGGCTTCCTCGCACCAGCGAATCCGAACATCTCAAAAAAATTCGGCACACCACTTCTCACATCATGGCAATGGCGGTGCAGAAGCTATTTCCCAAAGCACAGGTGACTATCGGACCTTGGACGGAAACAGGATTTTATTACGACTTCGATCTCGCAGAACCTTTTTCTGAAAAGGATCTCAAGGCGATCAAGAAGGAAATGATTAAGATCGTCAACCGCAACCTACCAGTCATTCGAGAAGAAGTGACTCGCGAGGAAGCGGAACGCCGCATCAAAGAAATTAACGAACCCTACAAGTTAGAAATCCTCGAAAGCATTCAAGAACCGATTACTATTTACCATCTCGGCGACCAATGGTGGGATCTCTGTGCGGGTCCTCACCTCGAAAGCACAGGGCAAATTAACCCCAAAGCGATCGATCTCGAACATGTCGCTGGGGCTTATTGGCGCGGAGATGCTACCAAAGCGCAATTGCAGCGCATTTATGGAACGGCATGGGAAACCCCAGAACAACTCGAAGAATACAAACGACGTAAAGAAGAAGCCCTTAAGCGCGATCACCGCAAACTAGGTAAAGAACTGGGCTTATTCGTCTTTTCCGACCTCGTAGGACCGGGTTTGCCCTTGTGGACTCCCAAAGGCACCATATTGAGAAGCATTCTAGAAGATTTTCTCAAGCAAGAACAGATTAAACGCGGCTATTTGCCTGTAGTCACCCCCCATATCGGCAGAGTGGAATTATTCAAAACCTCCGGACACTGGCAGAAATACAAAGAAGACCTGTTTCCCATGATGGCAGAGAACGAGGAAGCTGCCGCGCACGAACAAGGTTTTGTGCTCAAAGCGATGAACTGTCCTTTCCATATCCAGATTTACAAGAGCGAGTTGCGTTCTTACCGAGAATTGCCGATGCGCTTAGCGGAATTCGGTACCGTTTATCGCTACGAGCAATCCGGAGAATTGGGAGGACTGACGCGGGTACGCGGCTTTACTCAAGATGATGCCCACCTATTTGTCACTCCAGAGCAACTAGAGAGCGAATTCCTCAACGTAGTGGATCTGATCTTGTCAGTTATTAAAACGCTCAAACTAGACAAGAACTTTAAAGCGCGACTGAGTTTTCGCGATCCCGATAGCGATAAGTATATCGGTTCCGACGAAGCTTGGAATAAAGCAGAAAAGGCGATCCGTCACGCCGTCGAAACCTTGGGGATGGAGCATTTTGAAGGCATTGGGGAAGCGGCTTTTTATGGTCCCAAACTCGATTTTATCGTTCGGGATGCCCTAGAACGCGAGTGGCAACTGGGAACGGTACAGGTGGATTACAACCTGCCAGAACGATTCGAGTTAGAGTACGTGGCTGAAGATGGAACTCGCAAGCGTCCCGTGATGATTCACCGCGCTCCCTTTGGTTCGCTAGAGCGTTTGATCGGTATTTTGATCGAACAATATGTGGGAGATTTTCCCTTGTGGCTGGCACCCGAACAAGTGCGAATTTTACCCGTCAGCGACCCGCAATTGGACTATGCCAAACAAGTAGCAACCCAGATGCGATCGCAAGGCATTCGCGCCGAAGCCGATACCAGCGGCGAGCGCTTGGCAAAAATGATTCGCAATGCCGAGAAGCAAAAAATACCTGTTATGGCAGTGGTAGGGGCAAAAGAGGTAGAATCTAATACCTTGAATATTCGCACTCGCGCCTCTGGAGAATTAGGGGAACTAGCAGTCGCGACCGTAATCGAAAAGTTAATGGCAGCCATTCGCGATCGCGCTAATTTCTAA
- a CDS encoding WecB/TagA/CpsF family glycosyltransferase — MLKTPKTFSVLKLPVHLFNDYTSWLLKRLHQRAGTHVITLNAEMAILAQKNPNVARSIREADLVIPDGAGIVLYLRLRGQRQQRCPGIELAESLLKQIGRLGKSYPIAFYGGKPEIVEKAAQTWRQKVPGISIISNHGYLSPAEEDNWKETLKVTQPKLILVGLGVPRQEFWIRQNRSLCPEAIWIGVGGSFDIWSGTKERAPVLLRENNLEWLYRLYQEPWRWKRMLALPEFFWRALLAR; from the coding sequence ATGTTAAAGACTCCTAAAACCTTTTCTGTCTTAAAGTTGCCCGTCCATCTCTTTAATGACTATACGAGTTGGCTCCTAAAACGCTTACACCAGAGAGCGGGAACTCATGTGATAACGCTAAATGCAGAAATGGCGATCCTCGCACAAAAAAATCCCAACGTAGCCAGGAGCATCCGAGAAGCCGATCTCGTCATTCCCGATGGGGCTGGAATCGTTCTCTATCTGCGCCTGCGAGGGCAGCGGCAGCAACGCTGTCCGGGAATCGAACTAGCAGAGTCGTTACTCAAACAAATCGGGCGATTGGGCAAATCCTATCCCATTGCCTTCTATGGCGGTAAACCCGAAATTGTGGAGAAAGCAGCCCAAACTTGGCGGCAGAAAGTGCCCGGAATCTCAATTATTAGCAATCATGGCTATCTCTCGCCAGCAGAAGAAGACAATTGGAAAGAAACGCTCAAGGTAACCCAACCAAAACTAATTTTGGTCGGATTGGGGGTTCCGCGTCAGGAATTTTGGATTCGCCAGAACCGCTCTCTCTGCCCCGAAGCCATTTGGATTGGCGTAGGCGGTAGTTTTGATATCTGGTCTGGAACCAAAGAGAGGGCACCCGTTTTGTTGCGGGAAAATAATTTAGAGTGGCTCTATCGACTCTATCAAGAACCCTGGCGTTGGAAGCGCATGCTAGCTTTGCCTGAGTTTTTCTGGCGAGCTTTACTGGCTAGATAG
- a CDS encoding 3-deoxy-7-phosphoheptulonate synthase: MKNQLFNTHIQNSHVLLTPHEVKSKLPLTPSIEKTILKYRKEIENILDFKDSRKFIVVGPCSIHDPKAAIEYSQRLKILSDRVKDKLLLVMRVYFEKPRTTVGWKGLINDPDMDDSFHVEKGLLMARSLLLKIAELGLPAATEALDPIVPQYMSELISWSAIGARTTESQTHREMASGLSMPVGFKNGTDGNIEVALNAIQSARSPHHFLGINQKGQVSVFKTKGNAYGHVILRGGNGKPNYDPANVKLVEEKLKEANLPPRIVIDCSHGNSNKDYRLQASVFENVVRQIASGNASIVGMMLESNLYQGNQPIPSQLEQLKYGVSVTDKCIGWEETEQIILAAYEKLSGGMIEQREKF; encoded by the coding sequence ATGAAAAATCAATTATTTAACACTCATATTCAAAACTCTCATGTACTATTAACTCCTCATGAAGTAAAATCAAAATTGCCGTTAACGCCTTCGATAGAAAAAACTATTTTAAAATATAGAAAAGAAATAGAAAATATCTTAGATTTTAAGGATAGTAGAAAATTTATCGTAGTCGGACCGTGTTCCATCCACGATCCAAAAGCAGCGATTGAATATTCACAAAGACTGAAAATTCTGAGCGATCGCGTCAAAGATAAGCTGCTGCTCGTTATGAGAGTGTACTTTGAAAAACCAAGGACGACAGTAGGGTGGAAAGGATTAATTAACGATCCCGATATGGACGATTCTTTTCATGTCGAAAAAGGTTTATTAATGGCACGCAGCCTGCTTTTAAAAATTGCTGAATTGGGATTGCCCGCCGCCACAGAAGCCCTCGATCCCATCGTCCCTCAGTACATGAGCGAACTAATTTCCTGGTCTGCCATCGGAGCGCGCACGACCGAATCGCAAACTCATCGCGAAATGGCAAGCGGACTTTCGATGCCTGTAGGGTTTAAAAACGGCACCGATGGCAACATTGAAGTGGCTTTGAATGCTATACAATCTGCCAGAAGCCCCCATCATTTTCTGGGAATCAATCAAAAAGGACAGGTAAGCGTTTTTAAAACGAAAGGAAATGCTTACGGTCACGTAATTTTAAGGGGCGGTAACGGCAAACCCAACTACGACCCAGCTAACGTAAAACTGGTAGAAGAAAAATTAAAAGAGGCAAATTTGCCCCCGCGAATCGTTATCGATTGCAGCCATGGAAATTCTAATAAAGACTACAGATTACAAGCTTCTGTTTTTGAAAATGTCGTTCGACAAATAGCGTCGGGGAATGCATCAATCGTTGGCATGATGTTAGAATCCAACCTCTATCAAGGCAATCAACCGATTCCCAGCCAACTAGAGCAGCTAAAATATGGGGTTTCCGTGACCGATAAATGTATTGGTTGGGAAGAGACAGAGCAAATTATTCTGGCTGCCTACGAAAAACTGAGTGGTGGCATGATAGAGCAACGCGAAAAATTCTGA
- a CDS encoding GTPase family protein translates to MIEQRDADEVPTPTNDGVPGSGKDSWTNHAAEVWNQATTRLMQLLPLEQVAQTVVKWFSVSEDRVVEILETVRSQLPTTEAFLIGKPQTGKSSIVRGLTGVSAEIVGQGFRPHTQHTEHYAYPSSDLPLLIFTDTVGLGDVNQDTQTIVRELIGDLNQESRGARVLILTVKINDFATDALRQIARQLRQKYRDIPCLLAVTCLHEVYPSSAADHPPYPPDFEEVNRAFAALQQTFAGLYDRAVLIDFTLEGDGYNPVFYGLEAFRDTLADLLPEAEARAIHQLLDEAVGEQIGNLYRDVGRRYILAFAVIAATVAAVPLPFATMPVLTALQVSMVGLLGKLYEQTLTPSQAGGIVSTIAGGLLAKAIGRELIKFIPGLGSAIAASWAAAYTWALGEGACVYFGDLMGGKKPDPKKIQSAMQKAFGAAKERFQEIKS, encoded by the coding sequence ATGATTGAGCAACGCGATGCTGACGAAGTGCCGACTCCGACTAACGATGGAGTGCCTGGGTCGGGAAAAGATTCCTGGACAAACCACGCGGCTGAAGTCTGGAACCAGGCAACAACGCGATTGATGCAATTGCTCCCCCTAGAGCAAGTCGCACAAACAGTCGTGAAGTGGTTTAGCGTTAGCGAAGATCGGGTCGTCGAGATTTTGGAGACGGTTCGATCGCAACTGCCGACTACAGAAGCGTTTCTAATCGGTAAGCCTCAAACTGGAAAAAGTTCGATCGTGCGGGGACTGACAGGTGTTTCTGCCGAGATTGTCGGTCAGGGATTTCGTCCTCATACGCAACACACCGAGCATTATGCTTATCCATCGAGCGACCTGCCGTTGCTCATTTTTACCGATACAGTAGGATTGGGAGACGTAAACCAGGACACTCAGACAATTGTTCGAGAACTGATTGGCGATTTAAACCAAGAAAGTCGCGGGGCGAGAGTCTTAATTTTAACCGTAAAAATTAATGATTTCGCAACAGACGCGCTGCGACAAATTGCTCGGCAGTTGCGTCAGAAATATCGAGATATTCCCTGTTTGCTGGCGGTAACTTGCTTGCATGAGGTTTATCCTTCCAGTGCTGCCGATCATCCCCCTTATCCCCCCGACTTTGAAGAAGTCAACCGAGCTTTTGCCGCATTGCAGCAAACTTTTGCTGGACTGTACGATCGCGCCGTTCTCATCGACTTTACCTTAGAAGGAGATGGCTATAATCCGGTGTTTTACGGCTTAGAGGCGTTTAGAGATACGCTGGCAGACTTACTTCCAGAAGCGGAAGCCCGTGCGATTCATCAGCTATTAGATGAAGCTGTTGGCGAGCAAATTGGCAATCTCTATCGAGATGTGGGACGGCGTTATATTTTGGCATTTGCTGTTATCGCAGCAACGGTGGCAGCCGTACCTCTACCATTCGCTACCATGCCAGTATTAACTGCCCTACAAGTCTCAATGGTGGGACTGTTGGGGAAATTGTACGAGCAGACGCTGACCCCATCCCAGGCAGGAGGCATAGTTAGCACGATCGCAGGGGGATTGCTAGCAAAAGCTATCGGACGGGAGTTGATTAAATTTATCCCTGGGTTGGGCAGCGCGATCGCAGCTTCCTGGGCTGCTGCCTACACCTGGGCGCTAGGGGAAGGCGCTTGCGTGTATTTCGGCGATCTCATGGGCGGCAAGAAACCCGATCCGAAGAAAATTCAATCCGCGATGCAAAAAGCGTTTGGGGCAGCTAAAGAACGGTTTCAGGAAATCAAGTCTTGA
- a CDS encoding N2,N2-dimethylguanosine tRNA methyltransferase, translated as MSDSTPDSVSATFYTEGKAKFQVGNAFYRSASRVVRDLGVLAAAIYKSDRGILRVIDAMTGCGVRTLRYWLESGADWIWANDSNPEIRPVLENNLKDAIASDRCQITHTDANRIFFDCYNRRDYYDLVDVDCFGSAAPYLHTALWATKIGGLLYLTSTDGRTATGHQPENSLSIYGAYTRCHPASQEQVLRLLIGSAQQAAASMRLGIEPIFSLFTGQTYRVMLRLLAKPCLIPENYGFLGYCHQCGNYQVVSWRKLGKTCCQRDGSLLILSGPMWLGQLHHQEQLRRMQFLAQGLEWSKRLELLATMEAETDFPPYFYTLTEIGRRGKLDLPKRSSLIQALQERGYRATITHINAQAIKTNADLMACISIARTL; from the coding sequence ATGTCAGATTCGACTCCTGATTCTGTCAGTGCCACTTTCTACACCGAAGGGAAAGCTAAATTTCAAGTTGGTAATGCATTTTATCGTTCTGCCAGTCGAGTCGTGCGGGATTTAGGCGTTTTAGCGGCGGCAATCTATAAATCCGATAGGGGAATCCTGCGAGTTATAGATGCAATGACCGGATGCGGGGTGCGGACTTTGCGCTACTGGTTAGAAAGCGGTGCGGATTGGATTTGGGCAAATGACAGCAACCCAGAAATAAGACCAGTATTAGAGAATAATTTAAAAGATGCGATCGCGTCGGATCGATGTCAAATAACGCATACCGATGCCAATCGCATCTTTTTCGATTGCTACAATCGGCGAGATTATTACGATCTTGTCGATGTAGACTGTTTTGGTTCGGCTGCTCCCTATCTTCATACCGCTTTATGGGCAACCAAAATCGGCGGACTGCTTTACCTCACCAGTACTGACGGACGCACGGCGACGGGACACCAGCCAGAAAACAGCCTCAGCATCTATGGCGCATATACTCGCTGTCATCCTGCCTCTCAAGAACAAGTCCTCAGGCTGCTCATCGGCAGCGCACAACAGGCAGCAGCCAGTATGAGACTAGGAATCGAACCGATTTTTTCGCTTTTTACGGGTCAAACCTATCGAGTTATGCTGCGTTTACTTGCTAAGCCTTGTTTAATTCCTGAAAACTATGGCTTTCTTGGCTACTGCCACCAATGCGGCAATTATCAAGTGGTTTCTTGGCGAAAGTTAGGGAAAACCTGTTGTCAAAGAGATGGCTCCCTTTTAATCCTCAGCGGTCCCATGTGGTTAGGACAACTCCATCACCAAGAACAGTTGAGGCGAATGCAATTTCTTGCCCAAGGGTTAGAATGGTCGAAACGCTTAGAATTACTGGCTACGATGGAAGCAGAAACAGATTTTCCTCCTTATTTTTATACCCTCACAGAGATCGGACGGAGAGGAAAATTAGATCTTCCCAAGCGATCGAGTTTGATTCAAGCACTGCAAGAGAGAGGGTATCGCGCAACTATAACTCATATTAACGCCCAAGCAATTAAAACCAATGCCGATCTCATGGCTTGCATTTCAATAGCACGAACGCTATAA
- a CDS encoding DUF1822 family protein gives MIESILSQSLTIPLTQDESKLAIQFAQQQPTKEKQKQVYLNTLAVLAVNRYLEMLEISTDLQSSYSWNPIIRLCADVADLKVTDLNLKKFGHLECRPVLAGQEFAWIPPDAWEERIGYIFVRLDTECHQGTLLGFLPTVSKEKIPIACLQSLDEFLDFLYKPTLNFVCLSDWFDNIFTTGWEAIEEVIVNHQQANPALAFRLGRVRFDKMEWLRQQIKQLFPTGKPSSPILPPRDRDPIPALVQILQATQDEETRWQAAEMLWEIEPTHPAAGVRRIIDLGMQLGGHRVALMVALLEKPDQKVAVLLRVYPMGNRDTLPPLLQLSVYESDNPVAQVQARSQPLDNYIQLKLIAENGEKFSVKVALEETSFIEYFII, from the coding sequence ATGATTGAATCAATTCTCTCTCAATCCCTGACAATTCCTCTTACTCAAGACGAGAGTAAGCTCGCCATTCAATTTGCTCAACAGCAACCGACAAAAGAAAAACAAAAACAAGTTTATCTCAATACCTTAGCAGTACTGGCAGTCAATCGCTACTTAGAAATGTTAGAGATTTCAACCGATCTCCAGTCCAGCTACAGTTGGAATCCAATTATTCGCTTGTGTGCTGATGTAGCCGATTTGAAAGTAACAGATTTAAACCTCAAAAAATTCGGGCATTTAGAATGTCGCCCCGTTCTAGCAGGTCAAGAATTTGCTTGGATTCCACCGGATGCTTGGGAAGAACGAATCGGCTATATTTTTGTTCGATTAGATACAGAATGCCATCAAGGAACTCTATTAGGATTTCTCCCCACAGTCTCGAAAGAGAAGATTCCAATCGCTTGCCTGCAATCTCTTGACGAATTCCTGGATTTTTTGTATAAACCCACCCTTAATTTTGTCTGTTTAAGCGACTGGTTTGATAATATATTTACAACTGGTTGGGAGGCAATTGAAGAAGTTATCGTCAACCATCAACAAGCCAATCCTGCCCTAGCCTTTCGCCTTGGCAGAGTTCGTTTTGACAAAATGGAATGGTTGAGACAACAAATTAAACAGTTGTTTCCAACAGGGAAGCCATCCTCACCAATCCTTCCCCCTCGCGACCGAGATCCGATTCCTGCTCTAGTTCAAATCCTGCAAGCAACTCAGGACGAGGAAACGCGCTGGCAAGCAGCCGAAATGCTGTGGGAGATCGAACCAACCCATCCAGCAGCAGGAGTAAGACGAATTATCGATCTGGGAATGCAATTAGGAGGTCATCGAGTCGCCTTGATGGTAGCTCTTTTAGAAAAGCCCGACCAAAAAGTAGCCGTCCTCCTGCGAGTTTACCCCATGGGAAATCGGGATACTTTACCTCCTCTTTTGCAACTGAGTGTTTATGAATCGGACAATCCTGTTGCTCAAGTACAAGCCAGATCCCAACCTTTAGATAATTACATCCAGCTAAAGTTAATTGCAGAAAATGGGGAAAAATTTAGTGTCAAGGTAGCATTAGAGGAGACGAGTTTTATAGAATACTTTATCATTTAA
- a CDS encoding plasmid replication protein, CyRepA1 family, protein MNHLLEWQKSCVDEQLIRLNVTALDGSAPSEYLLYSDEIPRRNDGRVSDRILKRYEHTEEGGWWCSGIDLLTGDDDLWGCFKPQRPRLSSDRNKPIKYEHPPYAPTGIFALRVPLHIWQRIAARCEMKIIPQEIDKKQPDLGFWQWLANHPSIPLCITEGAKKAGALLTAGYAAIGLPGINNGYRTPRDERGNRIGKSHLIPQLEKLVASGREIYIAFDQDRKPNTIKAVNAAIGKMGYLLTKIGCCVKIITWKPELGKGVDDLIAKAGQPAFEQAYQRAIPLDTWKVQGWARLTYTPNLQVNYRYLPDLDIPATAKLIGIKSPKGTGKTQFLEKIVARARDRQQWVLVIGHRIRLVEELCQRFGLKYITEVRERPQEQVLGYGLCIDSLHPNSQAQFNATHWSDGIVIIDEVEQVLWHSLNSDTCRSNRVAILKSLKTLMQNVLGGGGQVFVADADLSDISLDYLISLAGISLKPFIIQNDWKPTEEEAWKVYNYSESDPKRLVRDLVKHIKEGGKPFICLSAQKLTSQWGTRTLESYFKKQFPGAKILRIDSESLAEPTHPAYNCITNLDRVLSEYDIVLASPSIETGVSIDLKGHFTSVWSIAQGVQTATSICQALARIRENIPRYLWIASYGFNQIGNGSTSIPALLTSGHRLTELNIRLLQQSDFEALDDIDTGFQAESLFCWAKMAVRVNASMINYRDSVLALLWEEGHQIKDGGKISSSYFPDRYSLAEAWERVKSQNQLTEAINSVREQNYQAECEAISLADDLTEEQYQELKKRLVKTITERRSLRKYTLKKRYCIPITPQIVALDDDNWYRKIRLHYFLTIGRSYLADRDAIVARKLIEKGQGSLFFPDFNVSQLGAIIGTMEILGIPILLADPSRELRNTDDDLQKIAQIAKNNRAEIKTVMGIGIAKNASPIVIIRRFLEEIGYGLTNICCGGNRQKRVRVYQMVASKDGREEVFRQWLLKDQKYPGSSEFWLDNNLETACYTNRSEESRSRQYIQLSLDLSTPSVN, encoded by the coding sequence ATGAACCATCTACTTGAGTGGCAAAAAAGCTGTGTTGACGAACAGCTAATTCGCCTTAACGTAACTGCATTAGACGGTTCTGCACCCTCAGAGTATCTGCTTTACTCTGACGAGATCCCCAGACGCAACGACGGGCGAGTTAGCGATCGCATTCTCAAACGCTACGAACACACGGAAGAAGGAGGATGGTGGTGTTCTGGGATCGATCTACTGACCGGAGACGATGACCTCTGGGGATGTTTTAAACCACAACGCCCTCGTCTGAGTAGCGATCGCAACAAACCCATTAAATACGAACATCCGCCCTATGCGCCCACTGGTATCTTCGCTTTACGAGTTCCTTTGCATATATGGCAGCGCATTGCCGCTCGCTGCGAGATGAAAATTATACCACAAGAGATCGACAAAAAGCAACCAGATCTCGGTTTTTGGCAATGGCTGGCGAACCATCCTTCAATCCCTTTGTGTATTACCGAAGGCGCGAAAAAAGCTGGCGCGTTACTCACGGCAGGTTATGCAGCGATTGGCCTCCCAGGAATTAACAACGGCTATCGCACTCCCAGAGACGAACGAGGAAATCGCATCGGCAAATCCCATCTCATTCCTCAATTAGAAAAATTAGTCGCGTCGGGACGAGAAATTTACATTGCTTTCGACCAAGATAGGAAACCCAACACCATCAAAGCGGTCAACGCAGCGATCGGAAAAATGGGGTATCTGCTGACTAAAATAGGCTGTTGTGTCAAAATTATTACCTGGAAACCCGAACTCGGAAAAGGCGTTGACGACCTCATTGCTAAAGCGGGTCAACCTGCCTTCGAGCAAGCTTATCAAAGAGCAATTCCCCTAGATACCTGGAAAGTACAGGGATGGGCGCGCCTTACTTATACTCCCAACCTTCAGGTCAATTATCGCTATCTTCCCGATTTAGATATTCCCGCAACAGCTAAGCTAATCGGCATTAAATCCCCCAAAGGCACGGGAAAGACTCAGTTTCTAGAAAAGATCGTCGCACGAGCTAGGGATCGCCAACAATGGGTGTTAGTTATCGGACATCGAATCCGACTGGTTGAAGAACTTTGTCAGCGCTTTGGACTGAAATACATTACTGAGGTGCGAGAGCGTCCGCAAGAGCAAGTATTGGGATATGGGTTATGTATCGACTCTTTGCACCCCAATTCCCAGGCACAGTTTAATGCTACTCATTGGTCGGATGGAATCGTAATTATCGATGAAGTCGAACAAGTACTTTGGCACAGTTTAAATTCTGATACTTGTAGAAGCAATCGCGTTGCCATACTCAAGTCACTAAAAACTTTGATGCAAAATGTTTTAGGCGGCGGCGGACAAGTATTTGTTGCCGATGCAGATTTAAGCGATATTTCCCTAGATTATTTAATTTCTCTGGCCGGAATTTCCCTAAAACCTTTTATCATTCAAAATGACTGGAAACCTACCGAAGAAGAAGCTTGGAAAGTCTATAACTATTCAGAAAGCGACCCAAAAAGACTGGTAAGAGATTTAGTCAAGCATATTAAGGAAGGCGGCAAACCGTTTATTTGTCTCTCAGCACAGAAATTAACCAGTCAATGGGGAACTCGTACTCTTGAATCCTATTTTAAAAAACAATTTCCAGGAGCAAAAATTCTGCGCATCGATTCTGAATCTCTAGCAGAACCGACTCATCCTGCTTATAACTGTATTACTAATCTCGATCGCGTCTTATCTGAGTACGATATCGTCCTAGCAAGTCCGTCTATTGAAACCGGTGTCAGTATCGATTTGAAAGGACATTTTACTTCCGTTTGGAGTATTGCTCAAGGCGTGCAAACAGCAACATCTATCTGTCAAGCATTGGCAAGAATTCGAGAGAATATTCCCCGCTATCTTTGGATTGCCTCCTATGGGTTCAATCAAATCGGAAATGGTTCTACATCTATTCCAGCACTACTCACGTCCGGTCATCGTTTAACCGAACTGAATATTCGCTTGCTGCAACAATCCGATTTCGAGGCACTCGACGATATCGATACGGGATTTCAAGCAGAATCACTATTTTGTTGGGCAAAAATGGCAGTTCGCGTCAATGCTTCAATGATTAATTATCGAGATTCCGTGCTTGCCTTGCTATGGGAAGAAGGACATCAAATAAAGGACGGAGGAAAAATTTCTTCTTCCTATTTTCCCGATCGATATTCACTGGCTGAAGCTTGGGAAAGGGTTAAAAGTCAAAATCAGTTAACCGAAGCTATTAATTCAGTTAGAGAGCAAAACTATCAAGCAGAATGCGAAGCGATCTCGCTAGCTGACGACCTAACTGAAGAACAATATCAGGAGCTTAAAAAACGATTGGTTAAAACGATTACAGAACGGAGATCTTTAAGAAAATATACCCTAAAAAAACGCTATTGCATACCTATTACTCCTCAAATCGTTGCTCTAGATGATGATAACTGGTATCGAAAAATTCGCCTCCATTATTTTTTAACTATCGGGCGTTCTTATCTAGCAGATAGAGATGCAATAGTTGCTAGAAAACTAATCGAAAAAGGTCAGGGAAGTTTGTTTTTTCCTGATTTTAATGTCTCCCAATTAGGAGCTATTATTGGCACAATGGAAATCTTAGGCATCCCAATATTATTAGCCGATCCATCTAGAGAATTGCGCAATACAGATGACGATCTACAAAAGATTGCTCAAATTGCTAAGAATAACCGCGCTGAAATTAAAACAGTAATGGGCATCGGAATTGCCAAAAATGCTAGCCCGATAGTCATAATTAGGCGATTTCTTGAAGAAATTGGCTATGGATTGACTAATATCTGTTGTGGGGGAAATCGTCAAAAACGAGTCAGAGTCTATCAAATGGTTGCTTCTAAAGACGGTCGCGAAGAAGTGTTTAGACAATGGTTATTGAAAGACCAAAAATATCCTGGTAGTTCTGAATTTTGGTTAGATAATAACTTGGAGACAGCCTGCTATACTAATCGTTCTGAAGAATCGCGATCGCGTCAATATATTCAATTGAGTTTGGATTTATCTACCCCAAGCGTAAATTGA